A single Filimonas effusa DNA region contains:
- a CDS encoding DUF4349 domain-containing protein produces MKPSFRGMACIIAMSLLSCGKNSGHENKEVSDIVETTTPVQNDLQTQAADTSTILQAGMPANADWDKKIIKTADITLQLTDYASFNNNIHKNIRAYGAYIASEKQVHSEFELKNIITVKVPVDQFEQLANSFSDSSVKIIEKNISTQDVSSEIVDIKARMEAKKQVRERYLELLKQAKNMKDILTVQQEINAIQEDIESAGGRAGYLSHQAAYSTINLTYYQLLKGPCEVSEPGFFSRLGEAFIKSLNSLEDFIVFLFYLWPLWIALLIGYQFFRKRRRIAVSKQNKTVQHSSAAGSI; encoded by the coding sequence ATGAAACCATCCTTCCGGGGCATGGCATGTATCATCGCCATGTCTTTGCTTTCCTGCGGCAAAAATTCGGGTCATGAAAATAAAGAAGTAAGCGACATTGTAGAAACTACCACGCCGGTACAAAACGATCTGCAAACGCAAGCGGCAGATACCTCCACTATCTTACAGGCCGGAATGCCCGCTAATGCCGACTGGGACAAAAAGATCATTAAAACAGCTGACATCACATTACAACTAACCGACTACGCTTCTTTCAATAATAATATTCATAAAAATATCAGGGCATATGGCGCTTATATCGCTTCGGAGAAACAGGTGCATTCTGAATTCGAACTTAAAAACATCATTACAGTAAAGGTTCCGGTCGACCAGTTTGAGCAACTGGCAAACAGCTTCTCCGATTCATCTGTAAAAATCATTGAAAAGAATATTTCCACGCAGGATGTATCGTCTGAGATCGTTGATATTAAAGCAAGAATGGAGGCTAAAAAACAGGTAAGGGAACGCTACCTGGAGCTGCTGAAACAAGCAAAGAATATGAAGGATATTCTTACGGTACAGCAGGAAATAAACGCGATACAGGAAGATATTGAATCTGCCGGCGGGAGAGCCGGCTATCTGTCGCATCAGGCAGCCTACAGCACTATCAATCTTACCTATTACCAGCTACTCAAAGGACCTTGTGAAGTGAGTGAACCTGGCTTCTTTAGCCGCCTGGGCGAAGCTTTTATCAAAAGCCTTAATAGTTTGGAAGATTTTATAGTTTTCCTGTTTTATCTCTGGCCGTTATGGATTGCTTTATTGATTGGCTACCAGTTCTTCCGTAAAAGAAGACGTATAGCGGTCTCCAAACAAAATAAAACTGTTCAGCACAGTAGTGCTGCCGGATCGATTTAA
- a CDS encoding outer membrane beta-barrel family protein, which yields MKIRVWCLLVTAFISGSIAAQRPAGMGGRPGSGQQMNMGHFYGKVVDSKTNKGIDGATVQLLGSRFDTVTRKAKDVALATVLTQGNGDFSLENLPVFGKFTLRVTAINYTDYSNPISFNLKRPAEGDGGGDPSQRMQQMLSMVDKDLGNIKLEPSETNLANVTVTSTAKQFFEMGVDRKIFNVDKNIVSTGQTATEVMKQIPSVNVDIDGNVTLRNASPQLFVDGRPTTLTLDQIPADIIEKVELITNPSAKYDASSGGGGILNIILKKNKKAGYNGGIRAGIDSRGRLNGGGDLNYREGKINFTLAGMYGGRKSKSTSFTDRQNLSSDGAFIHQEINGVSKGRFYFIRPGLDYFIDNRNTLSANFSIANGRFDNDQPQRIDSSFAGVLSNYNQITSVSSFNFNNFGGQLGFRHNFEKDGHNITADVNYNSSTNGNNAVLNTYTYFPGSSTQVKQPALQNTYGDGYNRFWTVQADYENPITENSKLEAGVRAAIRNFGSNNQQYRFDTTAGDYVFNALASNRYTFNDQVYAAYLTYSFKLGTRWNYQLGIRAESSNYTGKLLDRDTSFKVDFPVNLFPTAFVTYKLSNAQDLQLNYTRKVNRPSFFQLTPIVDYNDPQNLNVGNAGLKPEFTDVLEFNYNNAYAKGANFLASAYFRYASNLITRYQYQDINLQTGDSAVYNTYANASNSSTYGLELTNRNTVLKIWDLSLNLNLYNAKINTGNLKDAGTSNEQFSWFAKMNNNFKLPKGYSIQFSGNYQAKTVLPPNADGGGRRGGNRGGGPGFGEINAGTAQGYIKPRYSFDMAVKKDWTWKGGNSASVTLSVNDIFRTELYKVHSESAFMIQDSQRRRDPQVVKLNFSYRFGKFDASLFKRKNNKADQGGGMDMMGN from the coding sequence ATGAAAATAAGAGTTTGGTGCTTGCTTGTTACGGCATTTATATCTGGTTCAATAGCCGCGCAACGTCCGGCTGGTATGGGAGGACGCCCCGGTAGTGGTCAGCAGATGAACATGGGCCATTTTTACGGGAAGGTTGTTGACAGTAAGACCAATAAAGGGATAGATGGTGCGACCGTTCAGTTGCTGGGCAGCCGGTTTGATACAGTTACCCGTAAAGCCAAAGATGTGGCGTTGGCAACGGTATTAACGCAGGGCAACGGTGATTTCAGCCTCGAAAACTTACCAGTGTTTGGTAAGTTCACCTTGCGTGTTACAGCAATCAACTATACAGATTATTCCAATCCTATAAGTTTTAACTTAAAGCGTCCTGCTGAAGGAGATGGCGGCGGCGATCCTTCGCAACGCATGCAGCAGATGCTGAGCATGGTAGATAAAGACCTGGGTAATATTAAGCTGGAGCCCAGTGAAACCAACCTTGCCAATGTAACTGTAACCTCTACTGCCAAGCAGTTTTTTGAGATGGGCGTTGACCGTAAGATCTTCAATGTAGATAAAAACATTGTGAGTACGGGGCAAACTGCTACAGAAGTAATGAAGCAGATACCATCGGTGAACGTGGATATCGATGGGAACGTGACATTGAGAAATGCTTCTCCGCAGCTGTTTGTAGACGGCAGGCCTACTACCTTAACATTAGATCAGATACCTGCCGATATCATCGAAAAAGTGGAGCTGATCACCAACCCATCGGCCAAGTATGACGCGTCGAGCGGCGGCGGCGGGATCTTAAATATTATATTAAAGAAGAATAAGAAGGCGGGTTATAATGGTGGTATACGTGCCGGTATAGACTCGCGTGGCAGGCTTAACGGCGGTGGTGATTTAAACTACCGGGAAGGCAAGATCAACTTTACCCTGGCGGGCATGTACGGGGGACGTAAGTCGAAATCAACTTCGTTCACCGATCGCCAGAACCTCAGTTCCGACGGCGCTTTCATTCACCAGGAGATCAATGGTGTGAGCAAAGGCAGATTTTATTTTATAAGGCCGGGGCTTGATTACTTTATAGATAACCGTAATACACTAAGCGCCAACTTCAGCATTGCCAATGGCCGTTTCGATAACGATCAGCCGCAACGTATAGATTCTTCTTTTGCCGGAGTGTTAAGCAACTACAACCAGATCACTTCAGTTAGCAGTTTCAACTTCAATAATTTTGGCGGGCAGCTTGGTTTCCGGCACAACTTTGAGAAGGATGGCCATAACATCACTGCCGATGTGAACTATAACTCCAGCACAAACGGCAACAATGCCGTTCTTAATACTTATACTTATTTCCCGGGTTCTTCGACACAGGTGAAACAACCTGCGCTTCAGAACACCTATGGAGATGGTTATAACCGTTTCTGGACGGTTCAGGCGGATTACGAGAACCCTATTACAGAAAACAGCAAACTGGAGGCTGGGGTAAGAGCCGCCATCCGAAATTTTGGCAGCAACAACCAGCAGTATCGTTTCGATACAACGGCGGGGGATTATGTGTTCAATGCGTTGGCAAGTAACCGTTATACTTTTAATGACCAGGTATATGCCGCTTACCTGACCTATAGTTTTAAACTGGGCACACGCTGGAACTATCAATTGGGTATAAGGGCGGAGAGCTCGAACTATACCGGTAAGTTATTAGACAGGGATACTTCTTTCAAAGTAGACTTTCCGGTCAACCTCTTCCCTACTGCTTTCGTTACTTACAAGCTCAGCAATGCACAGGATCTGCAGTTAAACTATACCCGTAAGGTAAACAGGCCTTCTTTCTTCCAGTTAACACCTATTGTTGATTATAATGACCCACAGAACCTGAATGTAGGTAATGCGGGATTGAAGCCTGAGTTTACAGATGTGCTGGAGTTCAACTATAATAATGCGTATGCCAAAGGGGCCAACTTCCTGGCATCGGCTTATTTCAGGTATGCCTCCAATCTCATTACGCGTTACCAGTACCAGGATATCAATCTGCAGACGGGTGACAGCGCGGTTTACAATACTTATGCGAATGCCAGCAACAGCAGTACTTACGGCCTGGAGTTAACCAACCGGAATACCGTGCTGAAGATCTGGGACCTGTCGCTTAACCTGAACCTTTATAATGCCAAGATCAATACCGGCAATCTTAAGGATGCGGGGACCAGCAATGAACAGTTCAGCTGGTTCGCGAAGATGAACAACAACTTTAAACTGCCTAAGGGCTATTCGATACAGTTTTCCGGCAACTACCAGGCTAAAACAGTATTGCCTCCCAACGCGGATGGTGGCGGGCGTCGTGGCGGTAACAGAGGAGGTGGTCCTGGTTTTGGTGAGATCAATGCCGGTACGGCACAAGGTTATATTAAACCCCGTTACAGTTTTGATATGGCTGTGAAGAAAGACTGGACCTGGAAGGGTGGCAACAGTGCGTCTGTAACGCTGAGTGTGAACGATATATTCAGAACCGAATTATACAAAGTGCATTCTGAATCGGCATTTATGATCCAGGACAGCCAGCGTCGTCGTGATCCGCAGGTGGTGAAACTGAACTTCAGCTACCGTTTTGGTAAGTTTGACGCCAGCCTTTTCAAGCGCAAGAACAATAAAGCGGACCAGGGTGGCGGTATGGATATGATGGGAAACTAA
- a CDS encoding UpxY family transcription antiterminator, whose amino-acid sequence MSTTVNEKKWFALYTKPRWEKKIFSVLERKGIETWCPLQRIQRQWSDRKKIVEEPLFKSYVFVRISDQERLSVLQTDGVLNFVYYLSKPAVIREEEIEMIKSYLLQRDAIISIESAEAFDKDTRIKIKQGLFMDQVGTITRPAGKKKVYVSLESLGQVMIVEFPIDYLELID is encoded by the coding sequence ATGAGTACTACGGTAAATGAGAAAAAGTGGTTTGCGCTATATACCAAGCCACGTTGGGAGAAAAAGATATTTTCTGTTCTGGAGCGCAAGGGTATAGAAACCTGGTGCCCCTTACAGCGAATTCAAAGGCAATGGAGCGACCGTAAAAAAATCGTTGAAGAGCCTTTGTTCAAGTCCTATGTATTTGTGCGTATCAGCGACCAGGAAAGGTTAAGTGTACTTCAGACAGACGGAGTGCTGAACTTTGTATATTATCTCAGCAAGCCTGCGGTTATAAGAGAAGAGGAAATAGAAATGATCAAATCATACCTCCTTCAGCGGGACGCTATCATTTCTATCGAGTCAGCCGAAGCGTTCGACAAAGACACACGCATCAAGATCAAACAAGGCCTGTTTATGGATCAGGTCGGCACTATTACTCGTCCCGCCGGTAAGAAAAAGGTCTATGTAAGCCTTGAAAGCCTGGGCCAGGTCATGATCGTAGAATTTCCTATTGACTACCTCGAACTTATCGATTGA
- a CDS encoding carboxy terminal-processing peptidase produces MMSRKVLPLLVIILCGVGLWAFKYRGEENDTALARQQKLLATVGFILEQKHYSPKEINDAFSKDIFKKYLENLDPEKDIFLSSDIDALRKFDTTIDDEIHGAPIAFFPAVSVIYNKRFNEATDIYKAVLAKPFSFDTDEKVQLEADSLDFPLNDAARKETWRKRLKFLTLERFVDLQDQRAKSKAADSIHSKTDAQLESEARDKVLKMMDRNFNRIKNRMKEEDQFNLFVNTITGHMDPHTNYMPPIEKRAFDEEMSNRFYGIGAQLRMEDNGIKIMSLVTGSPAWKSGQINVNDIIVKVAQGAEEPIDITGYDIDDAVKLIRGNKGTEVRLTLKRTDGTIKVVSLVRDEIVQDEAFARSVIVNNGNKKIGYIYLPEFYADFERPNGSRCAADVAAEVLKLKAEHIDGIILDLRTNGGGSLYEVVQMVGLFIKGGPVVQVKDRDGKPSVLSDDDSNHNLYDGPLAVMVNELSASASEIFAAAIQDYNRGIIVGSSSTFGKGTVQKSLPLGKPIDMFSGRTEYGALKLTFEKFYRVNGGSTQLKGVTPDIVIPDAYEYIKFREKDNNSALEWDQIAKLNYNTWEDSTGNAYVKERAEERIKNNKAFNSIRTNTEWQNKNVAREYSLNIKAFRENQKRIREVSKAVDTVMKLPKDNELKVQVLAVDKEKFYNNADKAKGERYQDWLKRVKSDIYIDETARIVADMVHASNQKKILSAQK; encoded by the coding sequence ATGATGAGCAGAAAAGTGCTTCCCCTGTTAGTGATAATTTTGTGTGGCGTTGGATTGTGGGCTTTTAAATACAGAGGAGAGGAGAATGATACCGCTTTGGCAAGACAACAGAAGTTGCTGGCAACGGTAGGTTTTATCCTCGAACAAAAGCACTATAGTCCAAAAGAGATCAATGACGCGTTCTCAAAAGACATCTTCAAAAAATACCTCGAGAATCTTGACCCGGAAAAAGACATCTTCCTGTCGTCCGACATAGATGCGCTGCGCAAGTTCGACACTACCATCGACGATGAGATCCATGGTGCCCCTATCGCTTTCTTCCCGGCTGTTAGCGTCATTTACAACAAACGCTTTAACGAAGCCACCGATATCTATAAAGCCGTTCTCGCAAAACCTTTCTCTTTCGATACCGATGAAAAGGTTCAGCTCGAAGCCGATTCACTCGACTTCCCCCTAAATGACGCCGCCCGCAAGGAAACATGGCGCAAAAGACTGAAGTTCCTGACACTCGAACGCTTTGTCGACCTCCAGGATCAACGCGCAAAGAGTAAGGCCGCAGATTCCATCCACAGCAAAACTGATGCACAGCTGGAATCAGAAGCACGTGATAAAGTGCTTAAGATGATGGACCGCAACTTCAATAGAATTAAAAACAGAATGAAGGAGGAAGACCAGTTCAACCTCTTCGTTAATACCATCACCGGTCATATGGATCCTCATACCAACTATATGCCTCCCATTGAAAAACGTGCGTTCGATGAAGAAATGAGCAATCGTTTTTACGGCATAGGCGCTCAGTTGCGTATGGAAGACAATGGCATTAAGATCATGAGCCTCGTCACCGGCAGCCCTGCCTGGAAAAGCGGCCAGATCAATGTTAACGACATCATTGTCAAAGTAGCGCAAGGCGCTGAGGAACCTATCGATATCACAGGTTACGACATCGATGATGCCGTAAAACTCATCAGGGGTAACAAAGGCACTGAAGTGCGCCTTACGTTGAAACGTACCGACGGAACCATTAAAGTGGTTTCCCTGGTTCGTGACGAAATAGTGCAGGACGAAGCATTCGCCCGCAGCGTTATCGTTAACAACGGTAACAAAAAGATAGGCTACATCTACCTGCCCGAATTCTATGCCGACTTTGAACGCCCTAACGGCTCCCGTTGCGCTGCCGATGTTGCTGCCGAGGTCCTGAAATTAAAAGCAGAACATATCGATGGTATCATCCTCGACCTGCGTACAAATGGTGGCGGCTCCCTTTACGAGGTCGTTCAAATGGTAGGCCTGTTCATTAAAGGCGGCCCTGTTGTTCAGGTAAAAGACCGTGACGGCAAACCATCTGTACTTAGCGACGATGATAGCAACCACAACCTGTACGATGGTCCGCTGGCTGTTATGGTAAATGAATTGAGCGCATCAGCCTCCGAGATCTTCGCAGCTGCAATACAGGACTATAACCGTGGCATCATCGTAGGCAGCTCGTCTACTTTCGGTAAAGGCACGGTGCAAAAAAGCCTGCCCCTCGGTAAACCTATCGACATGTTCAGCGGCAGAACGGAATACGGTGCGCTGAAACTTACATTCGAGAAATTCTACCGCGTTAACGGCGGTTCCACACAGCTAAAAGGTGTAACACCCGATATTGTAATTCCAGATGCATACGAATACATCAAGTTCCGCGAAAAAGACAATAACTCCGCACTGGAATGGGATCAGATCGCTAAACTGAATTACAATACCTGGGAAGACTCAACAGGTAACGCATACGTGAAAGAACGTGCAGAAGAACGTATTAAAAACAACAAAGCATTTAACTCCATCCGCACCAATACCGAATGGCAGAATAAAAACGTAGCCAGGGAATACAGCCTTAATATTAAAGCTTTCCGCGAAAACCAGAAACGTATCCGCGAAGTAAGCAAAGCTGTTGATACCGTTATGAAACTGCCTAAAGACAACGAATTGAAAGTTCAGGTGCTGGCAGTCGACAAAGAGAAATTTTATAACAACGCTGATAAAGCAAAAGGCGAACGTTACCAGGACTGGCTTAAACGTGTTAAATCGGATATTTATATAGATGAAACCGCGCGCATCGTAGCTGATATGGTCCATGCATCAAATCAGAAGAAAATATTGTCAGCACAAAAATAA
- a CDS encoding SIR2 family NAD-dependent protein deacylase, whose amino-acid sequence MEKKKLVVLTGAGISAESGLRTFRDSDGLWEGYDIEDVATPRAWKRNPQLVLEFYNYRRREVAQAQPNAAHIGLADLQDQFDVQIITQNIDDLHERGGSRKVLHLHGEIFKMRSERKDYPTYPVTGDIRLGDKCPQGTQLRPFIVWFEEPVPMIEEAVRLTRQADIFVVIGTSLAVYPAAGLLHETPPGIPLFIVDKNIPHTGNPDITAIEAPATQGITLLKQYLAALQK is encoded by the coding sequence ATGGAGAAGAAAAAACTGGTTGTGCTTACCGGCGCTGGTATCAGCGCCGAAAGCGGCCTTAGAACGTTCCGCGACAGCGATGGTTTATGGGAAGGATACGATATTGAAGATGTAGCGACACCGCGGGCCTGGAAGCGCAATCCCCAGCTCGTACTGGAGTTCTATAATTACAGGAGGAGAGAAGTTGCGCAGGCGCAACCAAATGCTGCGCATATAGGTCTGGCAGACCTGCAGGATCAATTCGATGTTCAGATCATCACGCAGAATATTGATGACCTTCATGAAAGGGGCGGGAGCCGCAAAGTACTTCATCTTCACGGCGAGATCTTTAAAATGCGAAGTGAACGAAAGGATTATCCTACATATCCTGTTACCGGAGACATCCGGCTCGGAGATAAATGTCCGCAAGGAACACAACTCCGGCCTTTCATCGTTTGGTTTGAAGAGCCGGTTCCTATGATAGAAGAAGCTGTAAGATTAACACGACAAGCCGATATCTTTGTTGTGATAGGAACATCGTTGGCCGTGTATCCTGCAGCAGGTTTACTGCATGAAACACCTCCGGGAATTCCCTTGTTTATCGTTGATAAAAACATTCCGCACACCGGAAACCCTGATATAACGGCTATAGAAGCGCCGGCAACACAGGGTATCACGCTGTTGAAACAATACCTGGCAGCCTTGCAGAAGTAA
- the clpB gene encoding ATP-dependent chaperone ClpB codes for MNLNNYTIKAQESIQAAQQAAFNNSNPVIETNHLLKVLLEDEDSPVEYLLKKNNVNIQYAESKLNESIGKLPRTTGGDPAQNISRDLNNALLRANASLKQFGDEFVSVEHLLLGLLHNNDETAKLLKDGGLTEKGLVAAIKDLRKGATVNSQTASGQYNTLQKYARNLNEMAAGGKLDPVIGRDEEIRRTLHILSRRSKNNPILVGEPGVGKTAIAEGLAMRIVNGDVPENLKSKVIFALDMGQLIAGAKYKGEFEERLKGVIKEVAESDGEIILFIDEIHTLVGAGGGEGAMDAANILKPALARGELRAIGATTLNEYQKYFEKDKALERRFQKVLVDEPSVEDAVSILRGIKDRYETHHHVRIKDEAIIAAVELSHRYITDRFLPDKAIDLIDESAAKLRLEMNSMPEELDELERKIRQLEIEREAIKRENDEDKLKELSTEISNLMVERDTFKAKWQEEKDLVEKVQNAKAAIENLKFEAEQAERNGDFGKVAEIRYGKIKEQEQVVADISSELATINASKRLMKEEVDAEDIADAIAKATGIPVSKMLQSEREKLLHLEEELHKRVIGQNEAIEAVSDAIRRSRAGLHDPRKPIGSFIFLGTTGVGKTELAKALAEYLFDDENMITRIDMSEYQEKHTVSRLVGAPPGYVGYDEGGQLTEAVRRKPYSVVLLDEIEKAHPDVFNVLLQVLDDGRLTDNKGRVVNFKNTIIIMTSNMGSSIIQEAFEDIDTRDIDEVLDKTKEEVMVLLRQTIRPEFLNRIDEVILFHPLLKKEIKGIINIQLNNLKKLVAKNGIELSYSDYLLDYLSENGYDVQFGARPLKRLIQKEIINPLSKKILAGDIDKNHPVLVDVFDKVLVFRNDI; via the coding sequence ATGAATCTGAATAATTATACAATCAAGGCCCAGGAGAGCATCCAGGCTGCTCAGCAGGCTGCCTTCAACAATAGTAACCCGGTGATTGAAACCAATCACCTGTTGAAGGTATTGCTGGAAGATGAGGATAGCCCGGTTGAATATTTGTTGAAGAAAAACAATGTCAATATACAGTACGCCGAAAGCAAACTGAATGAAAGTATTGGCAAACTGCCCAGAACCACAGGCGGCGACCCTGCACAGAATATCAGCCGCGACCTCAATAATGCACTACTGCGCGCTAACGCATCGCTGAAACAATTCGGAGATGAGTTTGTAAGTGTAGAACATCTGCTGCTCGGTTTACTGCACAATAACGATGAAACAGCTAAGCTGCTGAAAGATGGCGGCCTCACAGAAAAAGGCCTTGTTGCCGCAATTAAAGACCTGCGGAAAGGCGCTACCGTAAACTCGCAAACAGCATCCGGACAATACAACACATTACAGAAATATGCCCGCAACCTCAATGAAATGGCGGCTGGCGGTAAACTCGACCCAGTTATCGGCCGCGATGAAGAGATCAGGAGAACCCTGCATATCCTGTCGCGCCGCAGCAAGAACAACCCTATTTTGGTAGGGGAGCCCGGTGTAGGTAAAACAGCTATCGCCGAAGGACTTGCCATGCGTATCGTAAACGGTGACGTACCGGAGAACCTCAAATCAAAAGTCATTTTTGCGCTCGATATGGGTCAGCTTATCGCCGGCGCCAAATACAAAGGGGAATTCGAAGAACGTCTGAAAGGCGTGATCAAAGAAGTCGCGGAAAGCGATGGGGAAATTATACTCTTCATCGATGAAATTCATACGCTGGTGGGCGCAGGGGGAGGAGAAGGCGCCATGGACGCTGCCAACATCCTGAAACCCGCCCTGGCAAGAGGCGAACTCAGAGCCATAGGCGCCACCACGCTGAACGAATACCAGAAATACTTCGAAAAAGATAAAGCACTGGAACGCCGTTTCCAGAAGGTACTGGTCGACGAGCCTTCTGTAGAAGATGCAGTCAGTATCCTCAGAGGTATTAAAGACCGGTACGAAACACACCACCATGTGCGTATCAAAGACGAAGCGATCATTGCAGCAGTAGAACTGTCTCACAGGTATATCACCGACCGTTTCCTTCCCGATAAAGCCATTGACCTGATCGACGAAAGCGCGGCTAAACTAAGGCTGGAAATGAACAGCATGCCCGAAGAGCTCGATGAACTCGAAAGGAAGATCCGCCAGCTGGAAATTGAACGCGAAGCCATCAAAAGGGAAAATGATGAAGACAAACTGAAAGAACTCAGTACGGAGATCTCCAACCTTATGGTGGAACGCGACACCTTCAAAGCCAAATGGCAGGAAGAGAAAGATCTTGTCGAAAAAGTACAGAATGCAAAAGCCGCTATCGAAAATCTTAAATTCGAAGCCGAACAGGCCGAACGTAATGGCGACTTCGGCAAGGTGGCAGAGATCCGCTATGGCAAGATTAAAGAACAGGAACAGGTAGTAGCCGATATATCCTCCGAGCTCGCCACCATCAATGCCAGCAAACGACTCATGAAAGAAGAGGTTGACGCGGAAGATATAGCCGATGCCATTGCAAAAGCTACCGGGATACCCGTTAGCAAAATGCTGCAAAGCGAAAGGGAAAAGCTGCTTCACCTTGAAGAAGAATTGCACAAAAGGGTGATAGGGCAGAATGAAGCCATAGAAGCCGTATCGGATGCTATCCGGAGAAGCCGTGCAGGCCTTCATGATCCCCGCAAACCCATCGGTTCCTTCATCTTCCTTGGTACCACCGGTGTTGGTAAAACAGAACTTGCCAAAGCACTGGCCGAATACCTGTTCGATGATGAGAACATGATCACGCGGATCGACATGAGCGAATACCAGGAAAAACATACCGTAAGCCGCCTTGTTGGCGCGCCTCCCGGTTATGTTGGCTACGACGAAGGCGGACAATTAACCGAAGCCGTACGCCGCAAACCTTATAGCGTGGTGCTGCTCGATGAGATCGAAAAAGCACACCCCGATGTATTCAACGTATTACTGCAGGTACTTGACGATGGCCGGCTTACCGATAACAAAGGCCGTGTGGTGAACTTCAAGAACACCATCATTATCATGACCAGTAACATGGGTAGCAGCATTATCCAGGAGGCATTCGAAGATATCGACACCAGGGATATAGATGAAGTACTGGACAAAACAAAAGAAGAGGTAATGGTATTACTTCGCCAAACGATCCGCCCCGAATTCCTGAACAGGATCGATGAGGTGATCTTATTCCACCCGCTCCTGAAAAAAGAGATCAAAGGTATCATCAATATCCAGCTGAATAACCTCAAGAAACTGGTAGCGAAAAATGGGATCGAACTGTCGTATAGCGACTACCTGTTAGACTACCTCTCCGAAAACGGTTATGATGTTCAGTTTGGCGCGAGACCGTTAAAACGGCTTATTCAAAAAGAGATCATCAACCCGCTGAGTAAGAAGATCCTGGCAGGCGATATTGATAAAAACCACCCGGTGCTGGTCGACGTGTTCGATAAAGTGTTAGTGTTCAGGAATGATATATAA